The following are encoded in a window of Candidatus Methylomirabilota bacterium genomic DNA:
- a CDS encoding lipid-A-disaccharide synthase N-terminal domain-containing protein — protein MMSTHFWTSEHFWLSIGFLGQTFFSMRFLVQWIASERQKESVIPISFWFFSIGGGLTLLIYSIYRMDPVFILGQAAGLFVYLRNLYLIRRKQSRLAPASA, from the coding sequence ATGATGTCGACGCACTTCTGGACGTCGGAGCACTTCTGGCTGTCGATCGGATTCCTCGGTCAGACCTTCTTCTCGATGCGCTTCCTGGTCCAGTGGATCGCCTCCGAGCGCCAGAAGGAGAGCGTGATCCCGATCTCGTTCTGGTTCTTCTCGATCGGGGGCGGCCTCACCCTGCTGATCTACTCGATCTATCGCATGGACCCCGTCTTCATCCTCGGGCAGGCTGCGGGCTTGTTCGTCTACCTGCGCAACCTGTACCTGATCCGCCGCAAGCAGAGCCGCCTGGCCCCGGCCAGCGCCTAG
- a CDS encoding ATP-binding protein, with product MSTRPAPALIFGAVFVAAAVLAALGYLSLRRWEVAAELQLREQARDTAAMAAEKVDMALGRAEQDGLAALQAAALTPDFGPATVDDWKARHPFFDRVYVFDRQGRMLYPLASTGDEARLVTALRGEISQGFWERGGRRHLQVDGHVILAAVVPGAAGEPLLVGLHRDERALRRDVLEQALGGADGKGALAVLDGQGRAVYASHPGDLAAPVLTVPLGEALPAWRVALYQPPGLSPRDMVRRQAAIFMGAFVLLVAVIAAGLVATYRLVRRESEIAQLKSDFVANVSHDLKTPLSLIRMFSETLEMDRVPDPQRRREYYAVLTRESERLSRLIDNVLDFSRIESGRQRYETAPGPIEPLIQEVLESFRHPLQQQGFAVQVAIAPDLPDVAMDDDAIKQALANLLDNAMKYSAERRRITVTARREGDGVSVEVADEGIGIPVGERQRIFEKFYRVGRSETQGRRGSGVGLALVKHIAEAHRGRVGVEAAAEGGSRFTLYLPAATACRES from the coding sequence GTGAGCACGCGCCCGGCTCCCGCCCTCATCTTCGGCGCCGTCTTCGTCGCGGCCGCGGTGCTGGCTGCGCTCGGGTACCTCTCGCTCCGCCGCTGGGAGGTCGCGGCCGAGCTGCAGCTTCGCGAGCAGGCGCGCGACACCGCGGCGATGGCCGCCGAGAAGGTGGACATGGCGCTGGGACGGGCCGAGCAGGACGGTCTCGCCGCCCTGCAGGCCGCCGCGCTCACGCCGGATTTCGGTCCCGCCACGGTGGACGACTGGAAGGCCCGCCATCCGTTCTTCGACCGCGTCTACGTCTTCGACCGGCAGGGGCGCATGCTCTACCCGCTCGCGTCGACGGGCGACGAGGCTCGCCTCGTCACCGCGCTCCGCGGGGAGATCTCCCAGGGCTTCTGGGAGCGCGGCGGCCGGCGCCATCTCCAGGTGGACGGCCACGTGATCCTGGCCGCGGTGGTGCCCGGCGCCGCGGGGGAGCCGCTCCTGGTCGGCCTGCACCGCGACGAGCGGGCGCTCCGGCGGGACGTGCTGGAGCAGGCCCTGGGCGGCGCCGACGGCAAGGGCGCGCTGGCGGTGCTCGACGGGCAGGGGCGGGCGGTGTACGCCTCGCATCCGGGGGACCTGGCCGCGCCGGTGCTCACGGTGCCGCTGGGCGAGGCGCTGCCCGCCTGGCGAGTGGCCCTGTACCAGCCGCCGGGGCTGTCGCCGCGTGACATGGTGCGACGCCAGGCCGCCATCTTCATGGGCGCCTTCGTGCTGCTGGTCGCGGTCATCGCGGCCGGCCTCGTCGCGACCTACCGGCTGGTGCGCCGGGAGTCGGAGATCGCGCAATTGAAGTCGGACTTCGTGGCCAACGTGTCCCACGACCTGAAGACGCCGCTCTCTCTCATCCGCATGTTCTCGGAGACCCTGGAGATGGACCGGGTGCCCGACCCGCAGCGTCGTCGCGAGTACTACGCGGTGCTCACGCGGGAGAGCGAGCGATTGAGCCGGCTGATCGACAACGTGCTCGACTTCTCGCGCATCGAGAGTGGGCGCCAGCGCTACGAGACGGCGCCGGGGCCGATCGAGCCGCTGATCCAGGAGGTGCTGGAGAGCTTCCGCCACCCGCTGCAGCAGCAGGGTTTCGCCGTGCAGGTGGCGATCGCGCCCGACCTGCCCGACGTGGCCATGGACGACGACGCGATCAAGCAGGCGCTGGCCAACCTGCTCGACAACGCGATGAAGTACTCGGCCGAGCGGCGCCGCATCACGGTGACCGCGCGCCGGGAGGGCGACGGCGTCTCGGTGGAGGTGGCCGACGAGGGGATCGGCATCCCGGTCGGCGAGCGCCAGCGGATCTTCGAGAAGTTCTATCGGGTCGGACGCAGCGAGACGCAGGGCCGCCGCGGCAGCGGCGTGGGCCTGGCCCTGGTCAAGCACATCGCGGAGGCCCACCGCGGACGCGTCGGCGTGGAGGCCGCGGCGGAAGGCGGGAGCCGATTCACGCTCTACCTGCCGGCGGCGACGGCATGCCGCGAATCCTGA
- a CDS encoding thioredoxin domain-containing protein encodes MIRLRPRLFRVAAVLLLLGWAAAAAADSPPRFTADPAMTRGPAGAPVTIFEWSDYQCPFCREAQQVMGRLQAEFPDQIKITFKDFPLRSHNRAVPAAVAARCAGAQGRYWEYHDLLFLAQPDFSREDLLGYARRLGLDPESFAQCFDTARFQDAVLADQREGREAGVRATPTFFINGRKIEGALPIETFREAVQQALREAR; translated from the coding sequence GTGATTCGGCTCCGCCCGCGCCTCTTCCGCGTCGCCGCGGTCCTGCTCCTGCTGGGGTGGGCCGCCGCGGCCGCCGCGGACAGCCCGCCCCGGTTCACCGCGGATCCCGCGATGACGCGGGGCCCCGCGGGCGCGCCGGTGACGATCTTCGAGTGGAGCGACTACCAGTGCCCGTTCTGCCGGGAGGCCCAGCAGGTGATGGGACGCCTGCAGGCCGAGTTCCCCGACCAGATCAAGATCACGTTCAAGGATTTCCCGCTGCGCTCGCACAACCGCGCGGTGCCCGCGGCGGTGGCCGCCCGCTGCGCAGGAGCGCAGGGGCGGTACTGGGAGTATCACGACCTGCTCTTCCTGGCCCAGCCCGACTTCTCGCGCGAGGACCTGCTGGGCTACGCCCGCCGTCTGGGCCTCGACCCCGAGTCGTTCGCGCAGTGCTTCGACACCGCCCGCTTCCAGGACGCGGTGCTGGCCGACCAGCGCGAGGGGCGCGAGGCCGGGGTGCGGGCAACGCCCACGTTCTTCATCAACGGGCGGAAGATCGAGGGCGCGCTGCCGATCGAGACATTTCGCGAAGCGGTCCAGCAAGCCCTGCGCGAGGCGCGCTGA
- a CDS encoding alanine--glyoxylate aminotransferase family protein has product MDSTIRWGATRAQPVLMIPGPTELPFPVVQAMNEPATIQYDMNFDVNVLEPVTLALRDIFQTRGEVIAMPGSGRTALEAAAISAIEPGDRVLVVEAGAFGALMRDIMTRAGAEVTEHSVEWGRPLDLARLEQDIARVRPKAVTMVHNETSTGTTYPAAEVGRIVKRHGALFMLDTVSSLGGLDVRTDEWGVDFNMTGSQKCLAAPLGMAIVSVGSAGWEAMEGRKHKATSWAYDLLRWKENWIPASRGGHVPDGTPRRQPVSIPTHLTQALGAASRLILEEGIEHRFRRHAVAGRAFRAGLDAMRLQMFADASLLSNTVSCFRTPAGIDPAKVVGHMRQHHGILIGTGLDKIRTSTLRVGHMGITSSPLYVLPTLSAIEMTLRDLGFRTESGAGVAAAQAVFASPSA; this is encoded by the coding sequence ATGGATTCCACCATCCGGTGGGGAGCCACTCGAGCGCAGCCGGTCCTCATGATCCCCGGTCCCACGGAATTGCCGTTCCCGGTCGTGCAGGCGATGAATGAGCCCGCCACGATCCAGTACGACATGAACTTCGACGTGAACGTGCTGGAGCCGGTGACCCTCGCCCTGCGCGACATCTTCCAGACCCGCGGCGAGGTCATCGCCATGCCCGGCTCCGGCCGTACCGCCCTCGAGGCTGCCGCGATCTCGGCGATCGAGCCCGGCGACCGCGTCCTGGTGGTGGAGGCCGGCGCCTTCGGCGCCCTGATGCGCGACATCATGACCCGCGCCGGCGCCGAGGTGACCGAGCACTCCGTGGAGTGGGGACGCCCGCTGGATCTCGCGCGGCTCGAGCAGGACATCGCGCGGGTCAGGCCGAAGGCGGTCACGATGGTGCACAACGAGACCTCGACCGGCACCACCTACCCCGCCGCCGAGGTGGGGCGCATCGTCAAGCGGCACGGCGCCCTGTTCATGCTCGACACCGTCTCCTCCCTCGGCGGGCTCGACGTGCGCACCGACGAGTGGGGCGTGGACTTCAACATGACCGGCTCCCAGAAGTGCCTGGCCGCCCCGCTCGGGATGGCCATCGTCTCGGTGGGGTCCGCGGGCTGGGAGGCGATGGAGGGGCGCAAGCACAAGGCCACCTCGTGGGCCTACGACCTCCTCCGCTGGAAGGAGAACTGGATTCCCGCGTCGCGGGGCGGCCACGTCCCCGACGGCACCCCGCGGCGGCAACCGGTGTCGATCCCGACGCACCTCACCCAGGCCCTCGGCGCGGCGAGCCGGCTGATCCTCGAGGAGGGGATCGAGCATCGCTTCCGTCGGCACGCGGTGGCCGGGCGGGCCTTCCGCGCCGGGCTCGATGCGATGCGGCTCCAGATGTTCGCCGACGCCTCGCTGCTGTCGAACACGGTGTCCTGCTTCCGGACGCCGGCGGGCATCGATCCGGCCAAGGTGGTCGGTCACATGCGCCAGCACCACGGCATCCTGATCGGCACCGGGCTCGACAAGATCCGCACCAGCACCCTGCGGGTCGGGCACATGGGGATCACCTCGAGCCCGCTGTACGTGCTGCCCACGCTGTCCGCGATCGAGATGACGCTGCGCGATCTCGGATTCCGGACCGAGTCCGGTGCCGGCGTGGCCGCCGCGCAGGCCGTCTTCGCGAGCCCGTCGGCGTGA
- a CDS encoding NYN domain-containing protein: MSDDRKLAMFIDFENIVRGVKEAQYKQFEIKLVLERLVEKGKIMVKRAYADWNRYTEYKRPFHEHAIELIDVPQSRYSGKNSADIRMVVDAMDLAYAKQHVDTFALVSGDSDFSPLVSKLRENDRYVIGLGVKSSSSELLVGNCDEFIFYEDLIRESKKTTALRGLPEKKAEAFAQLIEAIQALQRENKDTLWGSMVKQTMIRKNPAFNESYYGYSTFSKLLEEAAKQKILTLERDAKSGTYIITSIEADRAA, translated from the coding sequence ATGAGTGACGACCGGAAGCTGGCGATGTTCATCGACTTCGAGAACATCGTCCGCGGCGTCAAGGAAGCGCAGTACAAGCAGTTCGAGATCAAGCTGGTGCTCGAGCGGCTCGTCGAGAAGGGCAAGATCATGGTGAAGCGGGCCTACGCGGACTGGAACCGCTACACCGAGTACAAGCGCCCCTTCCACGAGCACGCCATCGAGCTGATCGACGTCCCCCAGAGCCGCTACAGCGGCAAGAACTCGGCCGACATCCGCATGGTGGTCGACGCGATGGATCTGGCCTACGCCAAGCAGCACGTCGACACCTTCGCGCTGGTGTCGGGCGACTCCGACTTCTCCCCGCTGGTCTCCAAGCTGCGGGAGAACGATCGCTACGTGATCGGCCTGGGCGTGAAGTCGTCGTCGTCCGAGCTGCTGGTGGGCAACTGCGACGAGTTCATCTTCTACGAGGACCTCATCCGCGAGTCCAAGAAGACGACGGCCCTGCGCGGGCTGCCCGAGAAGAAGGCGGAGGCCTTCGCCCAGCTCATCGAGGCGATCCAGGCCCTGCAGCGCGAGAACAAGGACACCCTCTGGGGCTCGATGGTCAAGCAGACCATGATCCGGAAGAACCCCGCGTTCAACGAGTCGTACTACGGGTACTCCACCTTCTCGAAGCTGCTGGAGGAGGCGGCCAAGCAGAAGATCCTCACCCTCGAGCGCGACGCCAAGAGCGGGACCTACATCATCACCTCCATCGAGGCCGACCGCGCGGCCTGA
- a CDS encoding phosphoglycerate dehydrogenase: MIAVPDDFPSVFEGSEGHQRAKRLDEVRVFTERGADQEAELIRRIGDATAAINIRAHARFSEGVFAACPKLKIVSVWGTGTDNIDLNAAGMRGITVCNTPGINAFAVAEHALTLMLTTARKVVTLDGEMRKGKWPREMLTQCLGKTLGVFGMGAIGGRLATIAKGIGMNVLGWSALGDEARIRETGATPASKEEILARADVVSLHVRLSSETRNFLGRKELAMMKPTAILVNTGRGALVDREALLAALRERRIMGAGLDVFHQEPLAPDDPILSLPNVVVSPHNAGQTPEVIRDGLLAAVANIEHYLQGKPGNLVVSPGR, encoded by the coding sequence GTGATCGCCGTCCCGGACGACTTCCCCTCGGTCTTCGAGGGCAGCGAAGGCCATCAGCGGGCCAAGCGGCTGGACGAGGTGCGGGTCTTCACCGAGCGCGGCGCCGATCAGGAGGCCGAGCTGATCCGCCGCATCGGCGATGCCACCGCCGCGATCAACATCCGCGCCCACGCGCGCTTCAGCGAGGGCGTGTTCGCGGCCTGTCCGAAGCTCAAGATCGTCTCGGTCTGGGGCACCGGCACCGACAACATCGACCTGAACGCGGCGGGCATGCGCGGGATCACCGTCTGCAACACCCCCGGGATCAACGCCTTCGCCGTCGCCGAGCACGCGCTGACGCTGATGCTGACCACCGCGCGCAAGGTGGTGACGCTCGACGGGGAGATGCGAAAGGGCAAGTGGCCGCGCGAGATGCTCACCCAGTGCCTGGGCAAGACCCTCGGCGTGTTCGGCATGGGCGCCATCGGCGGCCGCCTCGCCACCATCGCGAAGGGCATCGGCATGAACGTGCTCGGCTGGAGCGCGCTGGGCGACGAGGCGCGCATCCGCGAGACCGGCGCGACGCCGGCCAGCAAGGAGGAGATCCTCGCGCGGGCCGACGTGGTCAGCCTGCACGTGCGGCTCTCCTCCGAGACGCGCAACTTCCTCGGCCGCAAGGAATTGGCGATGATGAAGCCCACCGCCATCCTGGTGAACACCGGCCGCGGCGCGCTGGTGGACCGCGAGGCGCTCCTCGCGGCCCTGCGCGAGCGGCGCATCATGGGGGCCGGGCTGGACGTCTTCCACCAGGAGCCGCTGGCTCCGGACGACCCGATCCTGAGCCTGCCCAACGTGGTGGTCTCCCCGCACAACGCCGGGCAGACGCCCGAGGTCATCCGCGACGGTCTGCTCGCCGCGGTGGCCAACATCGAGCACTACCTGCAGGGCAAGCCGGGCAACCTGGTCGTATCGCCCGGGCGGTAG
- a CDS encoding cupin domain-containing protein has translation MITPPVSLFIDAGTVPWIERRPGVFWKTLWEDADGRHKAILMRYEPGATVPRHRHLGDEQIYVLEGSVADDAGVCTAGNYARRPPGCVHTVSSPTGALVIAITSGPTEPV, from the coding sequence GTGATCACTCCGCCCGTCAGCCTGTTCATCGACGCCGGCACCGTGCCGTGGATCGAGCGGCGGCCCGGCGTCTTCTGGAAGACGCTCTGGGAGGACGCCGACGGGCGACACAAGGCGATCCTCATGCGCTACGAGCCGGGCGCGACCGTCCCGCGCCATCGTCACCTCGGCGACGAGCAGATCTACGTGCTCGAGGGCAGCGTGGCCGACGACGCGGGCGTGTGCACGGCCGGCAACTACGCGCGGCGGCCTCCCGGGTGCGTGCACACCGTGAGCAGCCCGACCGGGGCGCTCGTCATCGCCATCACGTCCGGGCCGACCGAGCCGGTCTAG
- a CDS encoding alpha/beta hydrolase, translating to MSFTERTVRVNGVTLHYLDWGAADRPPVILLHGITGHARVWDHLASRLLPGHRVLALDQRGHGDSEPAPDDDYGVGTMADDVAAFAASLRLDRFALIGHSMGGRIAIKYAADHAARLDRLVIIDIGPEINLAGLQRVRDMMAHSPERIESEEWAVEYIRRGNPLQDVDMLRERVRHGLKRLPDGELTWKYAKGLRDMMRVGRRDAVDLWEPLPRITCPTLVVRGAESDILSADVAKKMTARLPDGRLIEIEGAGHTVPADRPEEFVRQMRAFLSA from the coding sequence ATGTCATTCACCGAGCGCACCGTCCGCGTCAACGGCGTCACGCTGCACTATCTCGACTGGGGAGCCGCCGATCGGCCGCCGGTGATCTTGCTGCACGGCATCACCGGCCACGCGCGGGTGTGGGACCACCTCGCGAGCCGCCTCCTGCCCGGCCATCGCGTCCTCGCGCTGGATCAGCGCGGCCACGGCGACAGCGAGCCCGCGCCGGACGACGACTACGGCGTGGGCACGATGGCCGACGACGTGGCCGCCTTCGCGGCCAGCCTGCGGCTCGATCGCTTCGCGCTGATCGGCCACTCGATGGGCGGGCGCATCGCCATCAAGTACGCGGCCGACCACGCCGCCCGCCTCGACCGCCTCGTGATCATCGACATCGGCCCCGAGATCAACCTGGCCGGCCTGCAGCGCGTCCGCGACATGATGGCGCACTCGCCCGAGCGCATCGAGAGCGAGGAGTGGGCCGTCGAGTACATCCGCCGCGGCAACCCGCTCCAGGACGTCGACATGCTCCGCGAGCGCGTCCGGCACGGGCTCAAGCGGCTGCCCGATGGCGAGCTCACCTGGAAGTACGCCAAGGGCCTGCGCGACATGATGCGCGTGGGCCGCCGCGACGCGGTCGACCTGTGGGAGCCGCTTCCCCGGATCACCTGCCCGACCCTGGTCGTGCGCGGCGCGGAGAGCGACATCCTCTCGGCCGACGTGGCCAAGAAGATGACGGCGCGGCTGCCCGACGGACGGCTGATCGAGATCGAGGGGGCCGGCCACACGGTGCCCGCGGACCGGCCGGAGGAGTTCGTCCGGCAGATGCGGGCGTTTCTCTCGGCGTAG
- a CDS encoding alcohol dehydrogenase catalytic domain-containing protein, producing MRASFYEGSRTFRTGPVGRPSRGSGQALLRVRRAGICGTDLHIFQGHLDHRIPKGGIIGHETFAEVVEAPADAGFQPGDRVVVEPIHSCGECRACRMGGYYLCYRLKIYGVELPGGMQDYWTVPASRMLHVPDTLADDQAAMIEPLAVATHDVRRAGVKVGDSVLVLGGGPIGALIAMVCRHRGARAIVSEVNPYRIDLLRGVGLEVIGMDADPVRFVNEWTAGQGVDVAFEVTGHPAAARVMTETVRVWGTVSIVAIHSEPTLVNLYPMFAREVTMHGSRLYNRADWEEAIRLAASGAVTLAPLVSRRIPLEGLQEGMEEALRGGPVMKVLVDLTA from the coding sequence ATGAGAGCGTCCTTCTACGAAGGCTCGCGGACCTTTCGCACCGGGCCCGTCGGCCGCCCCTCGCGCGGGTCCGGGCAGGCGTTGCTGCGCGTGCGCCGGGCCGGCATCTGCGGCACCGACCTGCACATCTTCCAGGGGCATCTCGATCACCGCATCCCGAAGGGCGGCATCATCGGTCACGAGACCTTCGCCGAGGTGGTGGAGGCGCCGGCCGACGCCGGATTTCAGCCGGGTGACCGCGTGGTGGTGGAGCCCATCCATTCGTGCGGGGAGTGCCGGGCCTGCCGCATGGGCGGCTACTACCTCTGCTACCGCCTGAAGATCTACGGCGTGGAATTGCCGGGCGGCATGCAGGACTACTGGACGGTGCCGGCCTCGCGCATGCTGCACGTGCCGGATACGCTGGCCGACGACCAGGCCGCCATGATCGAGCCGCTCGCGGTGGCCACCCACGACGTGCGCCGCGCGGGCGTGAAGGTGGGCGACTCGGTGCTGGTGCTGGGCGGCGGACCGATCGGCGCGCTGATCGCCATGGTCTGCCGGCACCGCGGCGCGCGCGCGATCGTGAGCGAGGTGAATCCCTATCGCATCGACCTGCTGCGCGGGGTCGGCCTCGAGGTCATCGGCATGGACGCCGACCCGGTGCGTTTCGTCAACGAGTGGACCGCCGGGCAGGGGGTGGACGTGGCCTTCGAGGTGACCGGGCATCCCGCGGCCGCGCGCGTGATGACCGAGACGGTGCGCGTGTGGGGCACCGTGAGCATCGTGGCCATCCACTCGGAGCCCACGCTGGTGAACCTCTATCCGATGTTCGCGCGCGAGGTCACCATGCACGGCAGCCGCCTCTACAACCGCGCCGACTGGGAGGAGGCGATCCGGCTGGCCGCCTCCGGCGCGGTCACGCTCGCCCCGCTGGTGAGCCGGAGGATCCCGCTGGAAGGGCTGCAGGAGGGAATGGAAGAGGCGCTACGGGGCGGACCGGTGATGAAGGTCCTCGTCGACCTGACCGCCTGA
- a CDS encoding response regulator transcription factor has protein sequence MPRILIVDDEPEMVRGLEDNLRFEGYQTIAAGDGARGLALGLSEAPDLILLDVMMPGMSGWDVCRQLRARGLDTPVIMLTARGAEADRVQGLELGADDYLTKPFSVRELMARIRAVLRRPGPRQKFEEFAFGDVRVHLRARQAFKAGREVRLTRKEFDLLRYLVEHPGEVITRDRLLDEVWGYDRFPTTRTVDTHILRLRQKFEDDPERPAHIVTAHGQGYRFVTARGEAE, from the coding sequence ATGCCGCGAATCCTGATCGTCGACGACGAGCCCGAGATGGTGCGCGGGCTCGAGGACAACCTGCGCTTCGAGGGCTACCAGACCATCGCGGCGGGAGACGGCGCGCGCGGCCTGGCCCTGGGCCTGTCCGAGGCGCCGGACCTGATCCTGCTCGACGTGATGATGCCGGGCATGAGCGGATGGGACGTGTGCCGGCAGCTGCGCGCGCGCGGACTCGACACGCCGGTGATCATGCTGACCGCCCGCGGCGCGGAGGCCGACCGGGTGCAGGGGCTCGAGCTGGGCGCCGACGACTACCTCACGAAGCCGTTCAGCGTCCGCGAGCTGATGGCGCGGATCCGCGCGGTGCTGCGTCGCCCGGGCCCGCGCCAGAAGTTCGAGGAGTTCGCGTTCGGCGACGTGCGCGTGCACCTGCGCGCCCGACAGGCGTTCAAGGCCGGGCGCGAGGTCCGCCTGACCCGGAAGGAGTTCGACCTGCTCCGCTATCTGGTCGAGCATCCCGGCGAGGTGATCACCCGCGACCGGCTGCTCGACGAGGTGTGGGGCTACGATCGTTTTCCGACCACGCGGACGGTGGACACCCATATCCTCAGGCTGCGGCAGAAGTTCGAGGACGACCCGGAGCGGCCGGCCCACATCGTCACCGCGCACGGCCAGGGCTACCGCTTCGTCACGGCGAGAGGAGAGGCGGAATGA
- a CDS encoding redoxin domain-containing protein — protein sequence MIPQLRDWHGKYGDQGLTIVGVHSPEFFWEKPLDKVTQATRDLQIRYPVVQDNDYAIWRRYRNWAWPSAVLVDKKGIVRFTHIGEGAYAEMEQRIQRLLLEP from the coding sequence GTGATCCCGCAGTTGCGGGACTGGCACGGCAAGTACGGAGACCAGGGCTTGACCATCGTGGGCGTGCACTCGCCGGAGTTCTTCTGGGAGAAGCCGCTGGACAAGGTGACGCAAGCCACTCGAGACCTCCAGATCCGCTATCCGGTGGTGCAGGACAACGACTATGCGATCTGGCGGCGCTACCGCAACTGGGCGTGGCCGTCCGCGGTGCTGGTGGACAAGAAGGGAATCGTGCGATTCACCCACATCGGGGAGGGGGCCTACGCCGAGATGGAGCAACGGATCCAGCGCCTCCTGCTCGAGCCCTAG
- a CDS encoding sulfite oxidase-like oxidoreductase, producing MRDLARDAAQRTPPGQVLTRKWPVLTYGLTPRFDPKTWSFRCFGLLQREVSWTWEEFQALPRTEVTCDIHCVTHWSRLDNRFEGVPIREILKRVDPTPEARYVMVHADPDYTTNLALADLVDDDVLLALRHDGQDLAPEHGGPLRLVVPKLYFWKSAKWLRAFEFLDVNPPGFWEVNGYHMRADPWAEERYSDQETRAMQTMRAEAARRLRAR from the coding sequence ATGAGAGATCTCGCGCGGGACGCGGCGCAGCGCACACCGCCCGGGCAGGTGCTGACCCGGAAGTGGCCGGTGCTCACCTACGGTCTGACTCCCCGCTTCGATCCGAAAACGTGGTCGTTCCGCTGCTTCGGCCTGCTCCAGCGGGAGGTGAGCTGGACCTGGGAGGAGTTCCAGGCCCTGCCGCGCACCGAGGTGACCTGCGACATCCACTGCGTGACGCACTGGTCGCGTCTGGACAACCGCTTCGAGGGCGTCCCCATCCGCGAGATCCTGAAGCGCGTCGATCCGACGCCCGAGGCCCGGTACGTCATGGTCCACGCCGACCCGGACTACACGACCAATCTCGCGCTCGCCGACCTGGTGGACGACGACGTGCTGCTGGCGCTCCGTCACGACGGGCAGGATCTCGCGCCGGAACACGGCGGCCCGCTGCGCCTGGTGGTGCCGAAGCTCTACTTCTGGAAGAGCGCGAAGTGGCTGCGCGCCTTCGAGTTCCTCGACGTGAATCCGCCCGGCTTCTGGGAGGTCAACGGCTACCACATGCGCGCCGACCCGTGGGCGGAGGAGCGCTACTCGGACCAGGAGACCCGCGCGATGCAGACGATGCGGGCCGAGGCCGCCCGCCGCCTCCGCGCCCGCTGA
- a CDS encoding DUF1059 domain-containing protein, which translates to MAKVLRCGDLMPGCNTVLEGNDVNEVMAKGAEHAKKDHGINQIPPDMVAKVQAAIKDK; encoded by the coding sequence ATGGCCAAGGTGCTTCGTTGTGGTGATCTCATGCCCGGCTGCAACACCGTGCTCGAAGGCAACGACGTGAACGAGGTGATGGCCAAGGGAGCCGAGCACGCCAAGAAGGACCACGGGATCAATCAGATCCCGCCCGACATGGTGGCCAAGGTGCAGGCCGCCATCAAGGACAAGTAG